Proteins encoded by one window of Eremothecium cymbalariae DBVPG#7215 chromosome 1, complete sequence:
- a CDS encoding uncharacterized protein (similar to Ashbya gossypii AAR007W), which translates to MTLADIARDITRFTLQNVNDAISFKPHLCHEVPARHYDALRQEYISFTGTSIRKNKYKLYYLPTNVFDELQVLSQPVPEMMRAGEQQQQRFDVEGGKDVDGRAADLGYGFQCGDAGAGGAATVYYKKRLITELDYENVKRVEKACMLIAYAAVNQCLQIETCDVGSSGATGCAAGGYGNANEDDEDGRENSSATGEEYCEECARKSLERGEMLGFRELGYLINITPWHFHRVFKVIAGLTIREYGQLCCDFLKGQEDILFRVRDRVALSRESGDMFSCLEDEEFMHEDAIFITGAGDDAISGANDRGPRGAGSGGDNFVILADYFIDPNKSKELKKKLKEQKSNNSSASSSARNSTSTAAAAADTNNSRVELRKRRYSLMSQRIMKASPSSIKNNPTIMDCLENSTLTREEYERRQKQKHLQRSKMKRRKKSIVSTASAVRKPPLYGGRRSIASGSSSGGGLDSHSILKNAVVKHEGEAAVAAARGQTEHPAGAAVADDQLAMFQSLAGRITNIPSTTSSTSSTSSALLSSCDYEQDNQSLGHFSSPTQSVLDFKFPTSMSSDEAASDLNSVLNGTTPATAATAAVSGDSSSSSILPGGSAATTATSTATATAAVSNDIFGGDSYKYNLGLGLGLGPMGGNEAASAASLSGVAGVAPTSRNHLFYDSSMLPSFAHPTAVADLAASSTAAAAVAAGTASTANNGNYNLTSMTGGAGGSGSSALAAAAPQPQQHHQYQFQHQQLQQQQQLLFDFGPLFDAAIPPNSTPGVYGNAALGTMEYLISSSAGLFEDDDDGL; encoded by the coding sequence ATGACTTTAGCGGATATAGCCAGGGATATAACGAGGTTTACGTTGCAAAACGTGAATGATGCGATTTCGTTTAAGCCCCATCTTTGTCATGAGGTTCCGGCGAGGCACTACGATGCGCTGCGCCAGGagtatatttcttttacGGGGACGTCGATTCGGAAGAATAAGTATAAGCTTTATTACTTGCCGACGAATGTTTTCGACGAGTTGCAGGTGTTGAGCCAGCCCGTCCCGGAGATGATGAGGGCTGgggagcagcagcagcagcggtTTGACGTGGAGGGTGGTAAAGATGTGGATGGCCGGGCAGCGGATTTGGGGTATGGGTTTCAGTGTGGAGATGCAGGGGCCGGTGGGGCAGCGACGGTGTATTATAAGAAACGGCTGATTACGGAGTTGGATTACGAGAACGTGAAGAGGGTGGAGAAGGCGTGTATGCTGATTGCGTATGCGGCCGTGAACCAGTGCTTGCAGATTGAAACGTGCGACGTTGGCAGCAGCGGCGCGACGGGGTGTGCGGCCGGTGGTTATGGCAATGCCAACGAGGATGATGAGGACGGGCGGGAGAATAGTTCGGCCACGGGCGAGGAGTACTGCGAAGAGTGTGCGCGCAAGTCGCTGGAGAGGGGCGAGATGCTTGGTTTCAGAGAGCTTGGGTACTTGATCAATATCACGCCGTGGCATTTTCACCGGGTGTTCAAGGTCATAGCCGGGCTTACGATACGTGAGTACGGCCAGCTGTGCTGTGATTTTTTGAAGGGCCAAGAAGACATTCTTTTCAGGGTACGCGATAGGGTTGCTTTGTCGCGTGAAAGCGGTGATATGTTTTCTTGtttggaagatgaagaatttatgCATGAAGACGCCATTTTTATCACTGGAGCCGGCGACGACGCTATAAGTGGTGCCAACGACCGCGGCCCTCGCGGAGCCGGCAGTGGTGGCGACAACTTTGTCATTCTGGCAGACTACTTTATAGACccaaacaaatcaaaagagcTCAAGAAGAAGCTCAAGGAGCAGAAGTCCAATAATTCATCTGCCTCCTCTAGCGCTAGGAATTCTACGTCCACggcggctgctgctgccgaCACCAACAACAGCCGGGTGGAGTTGCGCAAGCGCAGGTACAGCCTGATGTCACAGCGTATTATGAAAGCCTCGCCATCTagcatcaaaaacaacccCACCATCATGGATTGTCTCGAGAACTCCACCTTAACACGTGAAGAGTACGAAAGGCGCCAGAAGCAGAAACACCTGCAGCGTAGcaagatgaaaagaagaaaaaaatcGATTGTCTCTACTGCGTCTGCGGTTCGCAAGCCGCCCCTATATGGTGGGCGGCGCAGTATAGCTAGCGGAAGCAGTAGCGGTGGAGGCCTCGATTCCCATAGCATCCTGAAGAACGCCGTGGTCAAGCACGAGGGGGAGGCCGCGGTAGCTGCCGCCAGAGGCCAAACAGAGCACCCTGCCGGCGCAGCTGTGGCGGACGACCAACTAGCCATGTTCCAAAGCCTAGCGGGACGTATCACAAACATTCCGTCCACCACCTCGTCCACCTCGTCCACCTCATCTGCGTTACTCTCTAGCTGCGACTACGAGCAGGACAACCAGTCGTTGGGCCACTTTTCAAGCCCCACCCAGTCGGTGCTGGACTTCAAATTTCCAACCTCCATGTCCTCGGACGAGGCCGCCTCTGATCTGAATTCCGTGCTGAACGGCACCACGCCTGCCACCGCCGCCACTGCTGCTGTCTCTGgagacagcagcagcagcagcatatTACCCGGAGGCAGCGCGGCGACTACTGCGACGTCGACCGCCACTGCGACCGCCGCAGTCTCGAATGACATCTTTGGCGGCGACTCGTACAAGTACAACCTGGGCCTCGGCCTCGGCCTCGGTCCCATGGGTGGCAACGAGGCCGCGTCGGCGGCCTCGCTCTCCGGCGTAGCCGGAGTGGCGCCAACATCCAGGAACCACTTGTTCTACGATTCCTCCATGCTGCCCTCCTTCGCCCACCCAACAGCAGTCGCGGACCTGGCcgcttcttcaactgccGCCGCGGCGGTCGCCGCCGGCACTGCAAGCACCGCCAACAACGGCAACTACAACCTCACCTCCATGACAGGCGGCGCGggcggcagcggcagcagcgCTTTAGCTGCCGCCGCCCCCCAACCCCAACAACACCACCAATACCAATTCCAACACCAGCAGctgcagcaacaacagcagctgcTGTTTGACTTCGGGCCCCTTTTCGACGCCGCCATCCCCCCAAACAGCACCCCTGGAGTTTACGGCAATGCCGCTTTGGGCACAATGGAGTATCTAATATCCTCCTCTGCGGGTCTTTTCGAGGACGATGACGACGGCTTGTAA
- the AIP5 gene encoding Aip5p (similar to Ashbya gossypii AAR006W) yields MRGIPEGTDDRLSNPPSEMDERMPEVNQTIKETTAPATQDAVVACSDDSCEAAAQQKEIDLDGNGSQQQVVGHKEMDLIKEPSSQQEVADEDEDLPDEESRSSVVSRAMAVPAGSETTLTSALEDRTAPIEVTTALAVETPLENQRTSPPPSSEVTAAQQNAEQTRVPKDAKEACSTAAEKETENTVDNTAKAHHSTPAPPSPKLRVAKQNPPAPRKEHRTDITQDIDDFLKELSLNDTTANDIISQLNNEENKDIKDKPIYLITSLAGGGFHMPSRTNRLATILTANQIVFQYRDCGSDDDARHWWKKQAKGRTLPAIMVGNSIVGNWQEIEEANEEWRVRGICGLE; encoded by the coding sequence ATGCGAGGCATCCCAGAAGGTACTGATGACCGTCTCTCAAATCCGCCCAGTGAAATGGATGAGAGAATGCCTGAAGTCAATCAAACCATAAAAGAAACCACCGCGCCCGCCACGCAGgatgctgttgttgcatGCAGCGACGACTCTTGTGAGGCGGCCGCCCAACAAAAAGAGATAGATCTAGACGGAAATGGTTCACAACAGCAAGTTGTGGGGCACAAAGAGATGGATCTAATAAAAGAGCCGAGTTCACAACAGGAGGTTGCagacgaagacgaagatCTACCAGATGAGGAGAGTCGATCCAGTGTGGTTTCGCGAGCAATGGCTGTTCCAGCTGGTTCGGAGACAACACTAACTTCTGCCCTGGAGGATCGAACTGCGCCGATTGAAGTAACCACTGCCTTGGCAGTGGAGACACCGCTGGAGAACCAGAGGACCTCACCACCACCGTCTAGTGAGGTAACTGCAGCCCAGCAGAATGCTGAGCAGACCCGAGTGCCTAAGGATGCGAAGGAAGCTTGTAGCACGGCTGCCGAGAAAGAAACTGAAAACACCGTCGACAACACCGCCAAGGCACACCACTCCACGCCTGCCCCCCCAAGCCCAAAACTAAGAGTGgcaaaacaaaaccccCCCGCTCCCCGCAAAGAGCACAGAACAGACATCACCCAAGATATAGACGACTTCCTCAAAGAATTGTCCCTAAACGACACTACTGCAAACGACATCATATCCCAACTTAACAAcgaagaaaacaaagatatCAAAGACAAACCTATTTATCTAATAACCTCCCTAGCAGGCGGCGGCTTCCACATGCCGTCCAGAACTAACCGCCTGGCCACCATTCTAACTGCTAACCAAATCGTCTTCCAATACCGCGACTGCGGCAGCGACGACGACGCCAGACACTGGTGGAAAAAACAAGCAAAGGGCAGAACCCTCCCTGCCATCATGGTGGGCAATTCCATAGTAGGAAATTGgcaagaaattgaagaagctaATGAAGAATGGAGAGTGCGTGGTATCTGTGGCCTAGAATAA
- the CIT2 gene encoding citrate (Si)-synthase CIT2 (similar to Ashbya gossypii AAR004C), whose protein sequence is MKAVGSASTRGVSRRIKGVLAGGVGGGRVGLGRLPLLVREYSNGEKSLKERFAEVFPSKAEEIKQFKKQHGKVAIGQVLLEQAYGGMRGIPGIVWEGSVLDPHEGIRFRGRTIAEIQQELPKAADGQEPLPEALFWLLLTGEVPTETQAKALSADLMSRSELPEHVIRLLDGLPKDLHPMAQFSIAVTALESESKFAKAYAQGVAKKDYWNYTFEDSLDLLGKLPVIASKIYRNVFKDGKIGAVDPNADYGKNLGHLLGFQNKEFVDLMRLYLSVHSDHEGGNVSAHTTHLVGSALSSPYLSFAAGMNGLAGPLHGRANQEVLEWLFKLREEVKGDYSKETIEAYLWNTLKSGRVIPGYGHAVLRKTDPRYTAQREFALRHFPDYDLFKLVSAVYEVAPGVLQQHGKTKNPWPNVDSHSGVLLQYYGLTEGSFYTVLFGVSRAFGVLPQLIIDRAVGTAIERPKSFSTEKFKELVAKITATSS, encoded by the coding sequence ATGAAAGCAGTCGGATCGGCGAGCACGCGCGGAGTTTCTAGGCGTATTAAAGGTGTTCTGGCGGGAGGCGTAGGAGGAGGTAGAGTTGGGCTGGGTAGACTGCCATTGTTGGTGCGTGAATACAGCAACGGGGAGAAGAGTCTAAAGGAGCGGTTTGCGGAGGTGTTTCCAAGCAAGGCGGAGGAGATCAAACAATTTAAAAAGCAACATGGGAAGGTGGCTATTGGTCAGGTATTGTTAGAGCAGGCGTACGGCGGTATGCGCGGGATTCCCGGGATTGTTTGGGAAGGGTCTGTGTTAGATCCTCATGAAGGGATCCGCTTTAGGGGTAGGACAATTGCGGAGATTCAGCAGGAGCTTCCAAAGGCGGCGGATGGTCAAGAGCCGTTGCCGGAGGCATTGTTTTGGTTATTGTTGACGGGAGAGGTTCCTACGGAGACGCAGGCGAAGGCATTATCTGCAGATTTGATGTCGCGTTCCGAGTTGCCGGAGCATGTTATTCGTTTATTGGACGGGTTGCCAAAGGATTTGCATCCCATGGCGCAATTTTCTATTGCTGTGACGGCGTTAGAGTCGGAGTCTAAGTTTGCAAAGGCTTATGCTCAGGGGGTGGCAAAGAAGGACTACTGGAACTATACGTTTGAGGATTCTTTGGATTTGTTGGGGAAGTTGCCTGTGATTGCTTCGAAGATTTATCGGAATGTGTTCAAAGACGGCAAAATAGGCGCTGTTGATCCTAATGCGGATTACGGTAAGAATCTGGGGCATTTGTTAGGGTTTCAGAATAAGGAGTTTGTGGATTTGATGCGGTTGTATTTGTCTGTGCATTCGGACCATGAGGGTGGTAATGTTTCAGCGCATACTACACATTTGGTTGGTTCTGCGTTGTCTTCGCCATATTTATCGTTTGCTGCGGGGATGAACGGGTTGGCGGGTCCTTTACATGGACGTGCTAACCAGGAGGTTTTGGAGTGGTTGTTTAAGTTGCGTGAGGAGGTTAAGGGCGATTATTCCAAGGAGACCATCGAGGCTTATTTGTGGAATACTTTGAAGTCAGGGCGGGTTATTCCTGGTTATGGGCATGCAGTGTTGAGGAAGACCGACCCACGGTATACTGCGCAGCGTGAGTTTGCTTTGAGGCATTTCCCTGATTACGATTTGTTCAAGTTGGTTTCTGCGGTTTATGAGGTAGCGCCCGGTGTGTTACAGCAACATGGTAAGACTAAGAACCCTTGGCCTAATGTGGATTCCCATTCGGGTGTTCTTTTGCAGTACTACGGTTTAACTGAGGGTTCTTTCTACACTGTGTTGTTTGGTGTTTCCAGAGCATTTGGTGTTTTGCCTCAGTTGATTATTGATAGGGCTGTTGGTACTGCAATTGAGAGACCAAAGTCGTTTAGTACTGAGAAGTTTAAGGAGTTGGTTGCTAAGATTACGGCAACAAGCTCTTGA
- a CDS encoding uncharacterized protein (similar to Ashbya gossypii AAR003W): MNQDIKRTRKIPNYRVNTFMSAPAHPLGIKPSGNALLQGLDTKKDKELRKKYLGKLAEFPEELLVELLSYVSEPKDMQNLGCASRMLYAYTYEEEIWRKFYTREFSRLEREQGISNKDSQIYPYNCKKWRGSWRRTVLKLEEEQEVCLQCNDILFSDILYRPYQCSHIDYQNLFRKIIDFEKGSFDLGYNMNQEFGIDRFENSDFAWDKFKNEYINKPFILQSKKEPNRWPSWDLEYLVSKYPQVSFRQEAVKWELSLYADYCHKNNDESPLYLFDCNSEAMSQIKDKYQPPEIFCNDYFTLFQQDGINCRPDHRWLIVGPTRSGSTFHKDPNHTSAWNTTLSGMKLWVMLPPDVKPPGVSTDEAEEEVTCPVGIAEWILSGYYNDSVKLAQQGQCKIAVTFPGECLYVPAGWWHTVINLTDSVALTENFVPEPILPKVLNFFKNKKNQISGFHLKDLATSIEMFLRNNNECNNECNRLELFVKFLNTREQSNLDNEDCGVLNTLQFDPPIYEFFLELISKSEYRDKLPEAIEKLVIMEDEEARKKELSLAREHVRRSATWNKLTEQSNELFSFGFGDSN; encoded by the coding sequence ATGAATCAAGACATTAAAAGGACAAGAAAGATTCCAAATTACCGTGTGAATACTTTTATGAGCGCTCCTGCGCATCCTTTGGGTATCAAACCATCTGGAAATGCTCTTTTACAAGGTTTAGATACAAAAAAGGACAAAGAACTTAGGAAAAAGTATTTGGGAAAGTTAGCTGAATTCCCAGAGGAATTGCTTGTAGAACTGCTCTCCTATGTGAGTGAACCTAAAGATATGCAGAACTTAGGGTGTGCCTCTCGAATGCTTTATGCATACACATATGAAGAGGAGATTTGGAGGAAATTCTACACTAGAGAATTTAGCAGATTGGAAAGGGAACAAGGTATATCAAATAAAGATTCCCAGATATATCCATATAATTGTAAAAAATGGAGAGGGTCTTGGAGAAGGACGGTATTaaaattggaagaagaacaggAGGTTTGTCTTCAATGTAATGacatattattttctgATATACTGTACAGACCTTATCAGTGTTCACATATTGATTATCAAAATCTGTTTAGAAAGATAATCGATTTTGAGAAAGGATCTTTTGATTTGGGATATAATATGAACCAGGAGTTTGGAATTGATAGGTTTGAAAATTCAGATTTTGCTTGGGATAAATTCAAGAACGAATATATAAACAAGCCCTTTATTTtacaatcaaaaaaagagcCAAATAGATGGCCATCGTGGGACTTGGAATACTTGGTAAGCAAATATCCTCAAGTAAGTTTTCGTCAGGAAGCTGTGAAGTGGGAGTTATCTTTATATGCCGACTATTGCCATAAAAACAATGATGAGTCTCCGTTGTATTTGTTCGATTGCAACAGTGAGGCTATGTCCCAAATCAAAGATAAATACCAACCACCTGAAATATTCTGTAATGACTATTTTACGTTATTCCAACAAGATGGTATCAATTGCAGACCAGACCATAGATGGTTGATCGTTGGGCCCACAAGGAGTGGGTCCACTTTTCATAAAGATCCAAACCATACCTCTGCCTGGAACACAACCTTAAGCGGGATGAAACTATGGGTCATGCTACCACCGGATGTAAAACCTCCTGGGGTTTCCACAGATGAGGCTGAGGAGGAAGTTACATGCCCTGTTGGTATTGCAGAATGGATTCTGTCCGGGTACTACAACGATTCGGTGAAACTAGCTCAACAGGGACAGTGTAAGATAGCGGTAACATTTCCAGGAGAATGCTTGTATGTACCAGCAGGATGGTGGCACACTGTAATTAATTTAACTGATTCTGTAGCTTTAACTGAAAACTTTGTCCCTGAGCCTATATTACCCAAGGTGctaaatttctttaaaaataaaaagaaccAAATATCTGGATTTCATCTGAAAGATTTAGCAACTTCAATTGAGATGTTTTTACGGAACAATAACGAGTGCAATAACGAGTGCAATCGACTCGAATTATTCgtgaaatttttaaataccAGAGAACAATCAAATTTAGATAATGAAGACTGTGGTGTTTTAAATACTTTACAGTTCGATCCTCCAATTTacgaattttttttagaattGATTTCAAAGTCCGAATACAGGGATAAATTACCTGAAGcaattgaaaagttggTCATCATGGAGGATGAGGAGGCTAGAAAGAAGGAGCTTTCACTAGCCAGAGAACACGTTAGAAGGTCTGCCACATGGAACAAACTCACAGAGCAATCTAATGAATTATTTTCGTTCGGTTTTGGAGATAGTAATTAG
- the MRPL32 gene encoding mitochondrial 54S ribosomal protein bL32m (similar to Ashbya gossypii AAR002W) encodes MALNFSINSCGRLLFERATQVFPRLEIGGGSGASNVMIPRTLLEMLQRRFGNANNEEGYQSDNGIVLAVPKKKVSHQKKRQRQYAPGKKQLQMMHHLNKCPSCGHYKRQNTLCMYCFNEIRHIWKTYTNKPLEEPLQEQELSDLDKRLLYPGKNETEYLERLRDKDSYLEKRVRTLPVEEKKTKGGSE; translated from the coding sequence ATGGCTTTGAATTTTTCTATAAATAGTTGTGGGAGGCTGTTGTTTGAGCGTGCGACACAGGTGTTTCCTCGTTTAGAGATTGGAGGAGGAAGTGGAGCTTCTAATGTAATGATTCCAAGGACGTTATTGGAGATGCTTCAACGAAGGTTCGGAAACGcaaataatgaagaaggatatcAGTCAGACAATGGGATAGTGCTGGCGGTACCTAAGAAAAAGGTGTCTcatcagaagaagagacAAAGGCAGTATGCGCCTGGAAAGAAGCAGCTGCAGATGATGCATCATTTGAACAAATGTCCCTCGTGTGGCCATTATAAAAGACAGAACACTCTCTGTATGTATTGTTTTAACGAGATTCGTCATATCTGGAAGACGTATACGAACAAGCCCCTAGAGGAGCCGTTGCAAGAGCAGGAATTATCGGATCTAGACAAGCGTTTGTTGTATCCGGGGAAAAATGAGACGGAATACTTGGAGAGGTTGAGAGATAAGGATAGTTATCTAGAAAAACGTGTTAGAACTTTACCTGTAGaggagaagaagacgaaGGGTGGGAGTGAGTAG
- the CDC10 gene encoding septin CDC10 (similar to Ashbya gossypii AAR001C) — protein sequence MSSVADSTFVTPSSYVGFDTITAQIEHRLLKRGFQFNIMVVGHSGLGKSTLINSLFASHLIDSSTGKDITKEPITKTTEIKVSYHSLIEDKVRLNVNCIDTPGFGDQINNDKVWEPIVKYIKEQHSQYLRKELTAQREKHIVDTRVHAVLYFIQPNGKGLTQLDIAALKRLTDITNVIPVIAKADTLTMDERAKFREIIQHEFKKHSFRIYPYDSDDLTPEELELNDSIRSIIPFAVVGSEKEITINGEVARGRKTRWGAINLEDINQCEFVYLREFLIRTHLQDLIETTALIHYESFRSKQLIALKENANSRAIGHASQNSSTNMLR from the coding sequence ATGTCCTCAGTTGCTGATTCTACATTTGTCACGCCTTCTTCTTATGTTGGTTTTGATACTATTACGGCGCAAATTGAACACCGTTTGTTAAAGAGGGGTTTTCAGTTTAATATTATGGTTGTTGGTCACTCTGGTTTAGGTAAGAGTACTTTGATTAACAGTTTATTTGCTTCTCATTTGATTGACTCTTCGACCGGAAAGGATATTACCAAGGAGCCTATCACCAAGACTACTGAGATTAAGGTGTCTTACCACTCTTTAATCGAAGACAAGGTTCGTTTGAATGTTAACTGTATTGATACGCCTGGTTTTGGTGACCAGATTAATAATGACAAGGTCTGGGAACCTATTgtcaaatatattaagGAACAACACTCTCAATATTTGCGTAAGGAGTTGACTGCTCAACGTGAAAAACATATTGTTGATACACGTGTTCATGCTGTCTTATACTTCATTCAGCCTAATGGTAAAGGGTTGACGCAGTTAGACATTGCTGCCTTGAAGAGGTTAACTGACATTACCAATGTTATTCCTGTTATTGCAAAGGCGGACACTTTAACGATGGATGAACGTGCAAAGTTTAGGGAGATTATTCAACACGAGTTCAAAAAACACAGCTTTAGAATATATCCTTATGATTCCGATGATTTAACGCCAGAGGAATTGGAACTAAATGATAGCATACGGTCCATCATTCCATTTGCTGTTGTGGGTTCCGAAAAGGAGATCACTATCAATGGCGAGGTTGCCAGGGGTAGAAAGACACGTTGGGGTGCTATAAATCTAGAGGACATCAATCAATGTGAGTTTGTCTACTTGAGGGAGTTTTTAATCAGAACCCACTTGCAAGACTTAATTGAGACTACGGCATTGATTCACTATGAAAGCTTCAGGTCGAAACAATTGATTGCTCTAAAGGAGAACGCTAACTCTCGTGCCATTGGACATGCTTCTCAAAACTCTAGCACGAATATGTTGCGCTGA
- a CDS encoding uncharacterized protein (similar to Ashbya gossypii AAL001W): protein MKLISRTSGSYNESIITLLPQDKEDLFTLYNIINVDDELIFKKKVTLKLDQAGKKKSAELLKLRIKVVSTDFEPQHEFLKFKGITTEDEGGNANQDVAIGKFFSYPVNYQYPFTLIKSEFNSYHEKLLKEACNISSRSDMAAVVLQEGVAHICLLNSFSTTLKHKVEYSLPKKRRGVDILKHNEKTEKFYKAIYWSMLRHFDLEKLKVVLICSPGFYAKSLYEKVLQYAQEEQNKSLLTNKSKFVVAHCSTGYLQGITEVLRDPAYSNILKNTKNTKEIYTMDKFLKHLNDDDYKAWYGEQEIMKACELAAIDTLLITDTWLRSDDIKIRKKSLELTKNVEQMGGDIVIFSSMHSTGEELDNLTGLACILKYPVPDLDEDFE, encoded by the coding sequence ATGAAGTTAATCAGCCGAACCAGTGGTAGCTACAATGAATCCATAATCACATTATTACCTCAAGATAAGGAAGATTTGTTTACTCTatacaatattattaatgttgatgatgaactcatattcaaaaagaaagtcACCCTAAAACTTGATCAAGCAGGAAAGAAGAAGTCTGCAGAATTGCTGAAATTGCGCATTAAAGTTGTATCGACTGATTTTGAACCGCAGCAcgagtttttgaaatttaaAGGTATTACTACAGAGGATGAGGGTGGGAATGCCAACCAAGATGTCGCTATTGGAAAATTCTTCAGTTATCCTGTTAATTACCAATATCCTTTTACTTTAATCAAAAGTGAGTTCAACTCTTAtcatgaaaaattattaaaagaGGCCTGCAATATTTCCAGCCGTTCAGATATGGCTGCCGTCGTATTACAAGAAGGAGTAGCACATATTTGTctattaaattctttttccaCAACTCTAAAGCACAAAGTTGAATATAGTTTACCCAAAAAGAGAAGAGgtgttgatattttaaagcaTAATGAAAAGACTGAAAAGTTTTACAAGGCGATTTATTGGTCAATGTTAAGACATTTTGATTTAGAGAAGCTAAAGGTCGTTTTAATATGTTCGCCAGGCTTTTATGCCAAGAGTTTGTATGAAAAGGTACTCCAATATGCTCAAGAAGAGCAGAATAAAAGCCTACTGACAAATAAGTCAAAGTTTGTCGTGGCACATTGTTCTACTGGTTACCTACAGGGGATAACTGAGGTACTTCGTGATCCTGcttattcaaatatattgaaaaacaCCAAGAATACAAAAGAAATTTATACTATGGATAAATTCCTCAAGCATTTAAACGATGATGACTATAAAGCTTGGTATGGTGAACAGGAAATTATGAAAGCTTGTGAATTAGCTGCAATTGAtactttattaataacaGACACTTGGTTGAGATCAGATGACATTAAAATCAGAAAAAAATCATTGGAATTGACTAAAAATGTGGAACAAATGGGGGGTGATATTGTAATATTTAGTTCCATGCATTCTACAGGTGAAGAATTAGATAATTTAACTGGCTTAGCCTGCATACTAAAATATCCTGTCCCTGACCTTGACgaagattttgaatag
- the RER1 gene encoding protein retrieval receptor (similar to Ashbya gossypii AAL002W) yields MNFNEEQQETSSNKAVVYFNKYKAMYQFYLDQTTPHLKYRWSLLVGLLLLFFLRIVTSQGWYVVCYGLGIYLLNQFLAFLTPKFDMSLQQDSQNNELETGEMSDEFKPFIRRLPEFKFWHNATRATGIALVLTLFTIFDIPVFWPILLVYFIVLFALTMRRQIDHMIKYKYIPLDIGKKKYTSHK; encoded by the coding sequence ATGAATTTTAATGAGGAACAACAAGAAACGTCAAGCAACAAAGCGGTTGTTTACTTTAACAAGTATAAAGCCATGTATCAGTTTTATCTGGACCAAACTACTCCTCATCTCAAATATAGATGGTCTTTGTTAGTGGGATTGCTTTTACTCTTCTTTTTGCGTATAGTGACCAGTCAAGGATGGTATGTGGTATGCTATGGATTGGGTATTTATTTACTCAACCAATTCCTGGCATTTTTAACTCCAAAGTTTGATATGTCCCTACAACAAGACTCTCAGAATAATGAATTAGAAACTGGAGAGATGTCTGACGAATTCAAACCATTTATCAGAAGGTTACCTGAGTTCAAGTTCTGGCATAATGCTACTAGAGCTACTGGCATTGCGTTGGTATTAACTTTATTCACCATATTTGATATTCCAGTTTTTTGGCCCATCTTGTTAGTGTACTTCATTGTGTTATTTGCTTTGACGATGAGAAGACAAATTGACCACATGATTAAATACAAGTATATCCCATTAGACATTggaaagaagaaatatacCTCTCATAAATGA